In Eremothecium gossypii ATCC 10895 chromosome II, complete sequence, the genomic window ACAATTCCGGACATTTTTAAGAAGTACCATGCAAAAGAGCCGATCTCGATGATCACCGCGTATGATTATATCACAGCAACATGGGCACACGCCGCACACACAGACATGATACTGGTCGGTGATTCGCTGGCAATGTCCACGCTGGGTCATGTGTCCACGGTGGACCTGGATCTGCAGGAGTTCCAATACCACGTCCGGTCGGTGTGTAGAGCACCAGGCTCGTCCTTTATAATTGCAGATATGCCATATGGTAGCTTTGAGCGAAGCATTGAGCAGGGAGTAGAGACGGCGATCTCGCTTATGAAGACATCCAGCAGGGTGGGTGCTGTTAAGCTCGAGGTTGGCGCGGAAGAAAACGACTACTGTCTTGAGCTTGCCGCAGAGCTCTGCAGGCGCGGGATCCCAGTAATGGGCCATGTCGGGCTGACCCCGCAGCGCATGCATGCATTGGGCGGGTACAAGGTTCAGGGCGCAAAGGACTTGGGCcaggcgctggcggcgtACCACCGGGCTAAAGATCTGCAGGCTGCAGGCTGTTTTTCCATCGTCATCGAATGCATTCCAACTAAACTAGCCGGTATCATAACGGAGAAACTCAGTATACCTACTATTGGCATTGGCGCGGGCCCCCAGACAAGCGGGCAGGTGCTCGTACAGTCGGATCTGCTGGGCATGTTGCCAGGGAAGGCGCCGAAATTTGTGCAGAAGTACGCGGACTTCCACGGGGACGCCATAGGTTCCTTGTGCTCCTATGTTGAAGATGTGCGCCAGGGCGTCTTCCCGAAAGTGGGGCAACATACGTTTACTGTCTCAGAGGAATTGCTAGAGGAATTCTCTAAACAGGTTGATTGAACGCCTCCTTTTATGGGAGAGCCTTGTCTATATTCCATGTTATGTACGTAATTCAGTATATGGTTATTGTTTTACCTAGCTCCGGGCAGTAACAATTGTCTCTCACACCCTCAAACTCTGCCAATATCTCCAACTTCTCCTTCGGTTCTCGAAAGTATTCCCCGCTGAGTACAAATGTTCCCCAATGGACACCTAGGACACTTTTTGCTTCCATATCTTTCATTATCATTAAAACCTCGCTAGGGCTGATGTGGCGTGGCTTTTGGTGCCATTCCGGACAATACTGGCCACAGGGCAAGAGTGCTAACTTCACACCGGCGCCAAAACGCTCTTTGATCCGCAAGAAAAGATCAGCGACATACCCTGTATCACCTGCGTGGAAAAGCACAGGCATATCCTTGTCACGTATGAGAAAAGAGGCCCAGAGAGATCTATTTGCATCAAACAAGGTACGGCCAGACCAATGCATTGCGGGGGTGCACACAACATCCAAACTCGAGGGAAGCTCCCCTGTGCCCTGAAATTTTAGACGGCAAGTCTCCCACCAGGACAATTCAACATATCGTTCCACACCATGTCTTTCAACATATTCGCCTAAACCCTTCGGTACTATCCACAGGGCGGCTGAACTCCCGGATCCCCACTTTTTCATGCTCACTTCATCCAGATGATCGGGATGGTTATGCGATACCAGAATAACATCAGGTACAGGAACCTCTTCTGGCTGTGCAGGCATTTTGGTGATACGTTTGGGTCCTAATTTGTTATGCAACAAGTAATCAGACATCAGCGGGTCAGTGAGTATTTTAACACTGCGATATACAATGTAGCTACAGGATTGCCCCAGCCACGTAACGTGCAAAGGTGGAAGTTGTTGAGCTTGCCGCTGTGCTGGGGCCTGGTCGGGACCCAGCACTTCGTATGAGAATTTGACTTCGCATTCCATATTCTCTCCATTGGTCCAGCTAGGCTTGTGGACCGGCATCAGATCATCCATCGCGCTCTGCTGCACCGGAATACCTCCGCGGTTGCGCTCAAAAACCTCTACCAAGCGATTAAAAAAGAACTCATATACTGTTTGAATTCGGTACTCGGTAAACGGGTTTTCGAAGCGGCCTAGAATTTCTAGCTGAGAATATTTGATTAGTGTGTCTGCGAAATCCATCGATTCCTTATCTTGGAGTTTATTCTCCCTCGCAGTAATTTCCCTGTTCGATTGCAGCGATATGTATAGAGCATAGGCCGTGTACGGGGTTGCTAGTCCCAGTAAGGCCTTTGCAACTGGGATTCCCATCCTCCTGTTACGACATTTCTCTTGTCTCGGAGTAGAAGCACCCCTAATACTGCTACAAAAGCGTCCAAACGGATTCCCACAAAAATGCACGTTCTGGATATGTCGGAATAGCTTGCGCATGCTCTATTTACTGTACTGAGAGACAGCAGATGAGATGACGTGCGATTGTCTGGGTCTGATAAAAAGGGCCAGACGAGCAAAACATCACCAAAGGCGGGTAACAGTGATGTTCGAGCCAAAAATTTTGAAGCTCATCCCAACTTGACATCAAATAGCGCCAAGGATATATAGCGTCAGAGCGGCACTGATAGATGTATTTCTAAGAGTATACTTCTTTTATGTCGTTTAGGAAGAGGTCTGAAATTATAAGTGGCTCTCGCACCGTGCCCAATAGAGGTTTCACGCCAATACGTGGGGCCCCAGTTCGCAGCGATGAAGTGACAGGTCTAAGAGCAGTTACCAGCAGAGGCAGAGACATGGGCACAGCTCGTGCTGGCCAAATTGATACAAGCAACGTTTCCAGGCTTTCTAGAGGCGTGGAGAAGCTTGGCATCCACAGTGAGGTGGCAGGGCAGTCGCATCCGGGCTTGCGTCCGTCGCCGGCTACTTCGCATCCCACAACATCCACGGGTTGTGCAGATATGGATCGGCTCCTAGGGCATATGGGCTTGCCAATGGGCCAGATGCTTCTGGTGGAAGAACAAGGGGGTACAGACTTTGCATCGGTACTTGGAAAGCTCTTTGCAGCGCAGGGAGCAGCACATAACCGCGCGGAAAGTCGCGGCGCACAGCGGGGAGGGAATACGCATGTGGTGGTCATCACGCTCAACACTCAGTATGCGAAGGAGCTGCCGGGGATATTCCAGGGCACACGTAAAGAGGTAAAGAAATCTCGCATTTCCCAGGAGGAATCGAAGGTCACGGTGCAAAACTTAGCCGGAGGGGGTGCAAAACCGGTCGCACGTAGCCAAGATCTCAGAATTGCATGGAGGTATGGACTTGGTGATAATTGTGGTGCTAGCCAGCGCTCGGAGCCAGAAATTGACCCTCATCCTCATTACCGGCACCAGTTCGATATAACTAGTCGTATGCTACCTGCTCCTACTGCAACTGAAGTGTCGACCTTGTCGCCACAACAGCCTATAGCaacgctgctgcgccagcttGAGCTGAAGCTAGAGGCGCAGCCCAGTCAGCTTTTCCGAATCGTTATCCCCGCATTCCTACATCCCGCTATGTACGCACCCAGTGCGGTGCAGCTCCACGAGGCCATTACGCTCCTTCATGGAGTTCGATCCTTGGTGAAGAAGCATCGCGAACACTGTGTTCTACTGGCTACTATATCTCGGGATCTTTTTAGCCAACGTGGAAGCCTGTTCATGTCCCAGATAGAAGCTGTCTTCGATGCTGCGATCTGCCTCGAGCCTTTTAATCAGGAAATGCAGCAATTTCTTGAGCGCGCATACAAATCGCAACCAAACAAGGTGCAACATGGCCTTGTCCATGTGCTTAAGCTGCCCGTGATATCTGATAGGGGAGAGATGCATGTCATACGCTCAGAATGGGCCTTCAAGAATGGACGGAAGAACTTCGCTATTGAAGAATGGGGTATCCCTGTCGAAGAGACCGAGCAAGAAAAGGATGACAACCAACTGGTGGGCACCGCAAGCTCTACCCGAGATATTGGATCCTCATCATGCGCTGGCGGGAAAGTTGCCATCAGCTCTCACGACTTCTAGAAATCGCCCAATGTTACGCATATCGCGTGTTTCGAACTCGTGGATTTTTGACGTATACCGTGATTTGTAATTGTATTAAACCCTTAAAACGCCCGCTTCTTGCAACTCTTGCCCCACAATTGGTCCCACCACAGTACCCAATCACGCGTGGGCACAAGCGAAAGCTGCTGGGATATACTGTACTTTCCAAGATTATGAAGGTGTTACGGTTCAACCAGGATGCAAGTTGTTTTTCTGCTGTGAGTCGACCCCATTCTATGACTATCTACAATTGCGACCCGTTTGGTAAGTGTTTTGAGCTCGAGAATAGTGTTGTGACCAGTGAATCATGCGATACTGAATGTTTGACAAAGGCTCAGGGCGACCAATGCTCTAATTTTGTGACGGAGATGTTGTTTGCGACGAGTCTGATCGCAGTTGTGAACAGAGACCAAGGCCTGCAGAAGGCGCGTAAGCTACGCATCGTGAACACCAAGCGCAAGACGACCATATGTGAATTGACATTCCCGCATGAGGTTGTGGATATTGTGATGAACCGCAAGAGAATGTGTGTACTTTTATCGAGTGATCAGATTTTTATTTATGATATATCTTGTATGAAGCTCTTGCAGACCATCAGTGTGCTTGAAGACAAGCTAAAGATGGCGGTAAGTGACCAAGGACACGTCTCGACATCGGTGGTAGGACGGCAGCTGCAAGGCGAGACAAGCATGGTGAGAATAGCCCTGTGCAGCGACGACAAGAGCATTCTGTGCTACACAGCATACTGCAGGACAAACAAGAACTCATATATATTAAACGATCTGGTGGTTTATGATGCTTTGAATATGACCCCGCTCAACTACCTCAATACAGTTCACAAGGGGAATGTTGCCTGCCTTTGTATTAGCAACGACGGGAAGATGGTCGCCACAGCGTCCGATAAGGGTACAATAGTAAGAATATTCAGTACTGGTGACGAGAATACACTACAATCCGGAAACACACTACTGCATGAGTTTAGGCGCGGTACGCGCCCGTGTTCCATTTACGAAATGAAGATAGATCCAACTAGGCGTTACCTCGCCTGTGTAGGACACACTGATACTATTCATATTTTCGACCTCGAACGCCAGGGCCAACAGAACAAATCACTCAGTGATTCACAAAGTACT contains:
- the FMP30 gene encoding N-acetylphosphatidylethanolamine-hydrolyzing phospholipase D (Syntenic homolog of Saccharomyces cerevisiae YPL103C (FMP30)); protein product: MRKLFRHIQNVHFCGNPFGRFCSSIRGASTPRQEKCRNRRMGIPVAKALLGLATPYTAYALYISLQSNREITARENKLQDKESMDFADTLIKYSQLEILGRFENPFTEYRIQTVYEFFFNRLVEVFERNRGGIPVQQSAMDDLMPVHKPSWTNGENMECEVKFSYEVLGPDQAPAQRQAQQLPPLHVTWLGQSCSYIVYRSVKILTDPLMSDYLLHNKLGPKRITKMPAQPEEVPVPDVILVSHNHPDHLDEVSMKKWGSGSSAALWIVPKGLGEYVERHGVERYVELSWWETCRLKFQGTGELPSSLDVVCTPAMHWSGRTLFDANRSLWASFLIRDKDMPVLFHAGDTGYVADLFLRIKERFGAGVKLALLPCGQYCPEWHQKPRHISPSEVLMIMKDMEAKSVLGVHWGTFVLSGEYFREPKEKLEILAEFEGVRDNCYCPELGKTITIY
- the ECM31 gene encoding 3-methyl-2-oxobutanoate hydroxymethyltransferase (Syntenic homolog of Saccharomyces cerevisiae YBR176W (ECM31)) encodes the protein MLASRPIKAMALRRMYSIHSSSKQKTIPDIFKKYHAKEPISMITAYDYITATWAHAAHTDMILVGDSLAMSTLGHVSTVDLDLQEFQYHVRSVCRAPGSSFIIADMPYGSFERSIEQGVETAISLMKTSSRVGAVKLEVGAEENDYCLELAAELCRRGIPVMGHVGLTPQRMHALGGYKVQGAKDLGQALAAYHRAKDLQAAGCFSIVIECIPTKLAGIITEKLSIPTIGIGAGPQTSGQVLVQSDLLGMLPGKAPKFVQKYADFHGDAIGSLCSYVEDVRQGVFPKVGQHTFTVSEELLEEFSKQVD
- the ELP4 gene encoding Elongator subunit ELP4 (Syntenic homolog of Saccharomyces cerevisiae YPL101W (ELP4)); the encoded protein is MSFRKRSEIISGSRTVPNRGFTPIRGAPVRSDEVTGLRAVTSRGRDMGTARAGQIDTSNVSRLSRGVEKLGIHSEVAGQSHPGLRPSPATSHPTTSTGCADMDRLLGHMGLPMGQMLLVEEQGGTDFASVLGKLFAAQGAAHNRAESRGAQRGGNTHVVVITLNTQYAKELPGIFQGTRKEVKKSRISQEESKVTVQNLAGGGAKPVARSQDLRIAWRYGLGDNCGASQRSEPEIDPHPHYRHQFDITSRMLPAPTATEVSTLSPQQPIATLLRQLELKLEAQPSQLFRIVIPAFLHPAMYAPSAVQLHEAITLLHGVRSLVKKHREHCVLLATISRDLFSQRGSLFMSQIEAVFDAAICLEPFNQEMQQFLERAYKSQPNKVQHGLVHVLKLPVISDRGEMHVIRSEWAFKNGRKNFAIEEWGIPVEETEQEKDDNQLVGTASSTRDIGSSSCAGGKVAISSHDF
- the ATG21 gene encoding Atg21p (Syntenic homolog of Saccharomyces cerevisiae YPL100W (ATG21)), yielding MKVLRFNQDASCFSAVSRPHSMTIYNCDPFGKCFELENSVVTSESCDTECLTKAQGDQCSNFVTEMLFATSLIAVVNRDQGLQKARKLRIVNTKRKTTICELTFPHEVVDIVMNRKRMCVLLSSDQIFIYDISCMKLLQTISVLEDKLKMAVSDQGHVSTSVVGRQLQGETSMVRIALCSDDKSILCYTAYCRTNKNSYILNDLVVYDALNMTPLNYLNTVHKGNVACLCISNDGKMVATASDKGTIVRIFSTGDENTLQSGNTLLHEFRRGTRPCSIYEMKIDPTRRYLACVGHTDTIHIFDLERQGQQNKSLSDSQSTALLREGKLSKESTLQFASFLSKKVISKIPNQNMERHFAHIKVDDSVRHCLGFPDEFSDRVYVASNNGEFQVWNIPQSGGECILVKKSKF